AGCCATGCTCGGATTGCCGGGACTTCTGGGAAGATGTCGAAGCACTTTCTTATGCGAAACTCGAAGTCGTCGATGGTGAACTGAACGCGAATGCAGGCTTTGCTGATGGGGGGCTCGATCACCTTGACATCAACAGATTGGACCTTTGACACGAGAAGGTTGTGGCTCCAGCCCTCCGTGGTGATGTTCGATTCGGAGCCACCTGAGTGCCTGGACCAGTCGCGCCCGATTCGCCTGTCGATCAGGTGAGTCGTCCACAACCCCTGATGGGTTGCCCACACGCGCTCGATGCGGGAGTTCCCGAGCGTGACGGCATCGCCTTCCCGGATGAAGTAGCAGTCCTCAAATCGCAGTTCCTGTTTAGGCATGGGTGTTATCAGCAGGAGACCGGAAGATCATCACGGCGGTGCATAGCGGCAGAAACCGGCGGCATCGAAGTGCCCGTCGAACCCGAGATACAGGCTGGTGTTCATCTCACGCATCACGACAAAGCTGACTGCATCAACCAGGCTCAGATCAGCTTGTCGGGCCTGTCGCAGGTACTCGACGGCTCTAGTGTGAAGCTCTCCATCTACCCAGACCAGAGTGAAGTTGACCGCATCATCCAGGAAGTCGAGGGCGGTCTTGAGTCCCAGACGGCGTTGAAGGAGCGCAGCCGATTCTACCAGTACATAGCCGTGAGTGACTATCTCCTCGTCAGCTCTCTGAGCGGCCTCAAACAAGCGCAGGGCTTCCTCGTGGTCCTTGTCGCCTGTGTCAGCCATGGCGTAGACGGCGGATGTGTCGAGGAAGATCATCGGAAGTCCTCGGACAGCGCTTCGTCATGCCGCTCGGCGATGTCTTTGTATCCCGATGCGCCCGCACTTATGAAATGGAAAGTCTTACCGGCTATTCCCCGGGATCTCGCCTTACCCTCCAGGTGTTCGTGCAGTATATCCCTGACGACCGCCGACATAGACCTGCGCTGTCGGTGCGCCGTCTCGCGTAGCTTCTCGTATGTGGGTTCATCTATCTGCATCTGGGTCCGTACCATCTCGACCACCTCCGCATACATTATACCATCATGATGTAATGTAAGCAACATCATGCCGCGTGCAAGACATGAATCTGCGTCTATCCGAGTCTCCGACTCGCCGCCAATCCAGGAACAATCATACCCACAGGCAAGAGAGTCATAGGTATCAGCACTGCGTTCACTGGTCGGTCATGTCAGACCCGTGCATCACATCAAGTCCTGGTCGGCCGCTTGGCGACTCGGGTGCCGCGGCTCTTGACCGATGCATCCGCCACGACGCCGATCAGGATCACCAGGCCGATCACCGCGAACTCGTAGAACGTCGGGATGCCGACGAGGATGATCCCGTTGTACATCACCCTCATGATGCTCGCGCCGATGATGATCCCCAGCACCGTGCCCTCTCCGCCGCGCATCGAGCATCCCCCCAGAACCGCCGCCGCGATCGCATAGAGCTCATACGCCTGTCCGGTAGTCGCCGGCTGAACGGAGTTCGTGTAGGACGCGTGCAGTATCCCCGCGATCCCCGCCAGCACCGCGCAGGCCAGGTACGCTCCCGTCTGCATCCGGTCCACCTTCACGCCGGAGTAACGCGCCGCGTCCGGGTTTCGCCCGATCGCGTACAGGTAGCGGCCGTAGACCGTGTACCGCATGAAGAAATGCGCGATGATGCCCACGACTATCAGTATCACGACCGGCGCGGGAATGCCCAGCCAGTCGCCGTTGCCCAGCAGCCTGAACCCGGGGAATCGCTCTCCGAAACCCATCGTCTCGTCCTCGGTCAAGCCGCGCGCCAGACCCCTCAGTATCAGCATCGAGCAGAGGGTGACGATGAACGGCTGGAGCTTGAGTCGGGTTATCAGCGCCCCGTGCGCCAGCCCGATGACGACGCAGATGCCGAGCACTATCAGGCTCGCGGTCCAGGGCGACATGCCGAACTCGTTCACGGCGTACGCGACGAACAGCCCGGTGAAGGCGATTACCGAGCCGACGGAGAGGTCTATCCCGCCGGAGAGGATCACGATCCCCTCGCCGATGGCGAACACCGCCAGCAGGGCGATCTGGCGGCTCAGGTTCTGCAGGTTCGTCGTGCCGATGAACGTGTCGCTCTTCAGGTATATAGCCACGCAGAGCGCCGCCAGCAGGACGGCCATCCCGAGTGTCTTCCTCATGCCTTGCCCCCCGTCGCCAGACTCATGACGCTCTCCTCCGTGGCATCGCTTCGGTCGAGGATGCCGATCTGCCTTCCTTCGTGGACCACCAGCACCCTGTCCGACAGGCCGAGGATCTCCTCCATCTCGGATGAGATCATGACGACCGCCAATCCTTCGTCTGCGAGCCTGCGTATCAGCGCGTAGATCTCGCTCTTCGATCCGACGTCTATCCCGCGCGTCGGCTCGTCGAGTATGAGTACCTTCGGCCCGATTGCGAGCCACTTCGCCAGCGCGACCTTCTGCTGGTTGCCGCCTGAGAGGAACTCTACCTGCTGCTCGATCCCGGTAGTGCGTATGTCCAGCGCCTCGATCTGTTCGGCCGCGATCTGCGACTCGCGGTGTTCGTTCATCAGGCCGATCCCCGCGCAGGCGGAGCAGAAGTCCGGCAGCGAGATGTTTTCCCTGACCGCCATCTGAAGTATCACGCCGAGATTCTTCCGGTCCTCGGGCACCATGCCGATCCCGTGTCGAATCGCGTCCACCGAGTTGCGGACCGCCGCGGGTTTGCCGCAGAGCAGTATCTCTCCGCTGACCGCCGGTTCGATCCCGAAGAGGCTTCTCGCGAGCTCGGTGCGCCCCGCTCCCATCAGGCCGAACAGGCCGAGTATCTCGCCCCGTCTCACCTCGAAATCGAACGGGCCGGGCGCCTGCGCGGGCCGAAAGTCCCTGACGGCCATCGCCGGTTCTCCCCGGCACGACCCGGCGTCCGGGAAGAACCGTGAGATATCCCGCCCGACCATCAGCCGGACCATCGCGTCCCTGGATATCTCCCCTCGGTCGAGCGCGCCGACCCGCTCACCGTCCCTGAGTACTATCACGCGGTCGCAGATCTCCTCGACTTCGGGTAGCCTGTGGGATATGTAGACCATCGAGACCCCGGCTGCCTTCAGCCTGCGCATCACGGCGAAGAGTCCCTCGGCCTCTCTCGGAGCAAGGGAACTGG
This genomic stretch from Armatimonadota bacterium harbors:
- a CDS encoding PIN domain-containing protein is translated as MIFLDTSAVYAMADTGDKDHEEALRLFEAAQRADEEIVTHGYVLVESAALLQRRLGLKTALDFLDDAVNFTLVWVDGELHTRAVEYLRQARQADLSLVDAVSFVVMREMNTSLYLGFDGHFDAAGFCRYAPP
- a CDS encoding ribbon-helix-helix protein, CopG family encodes the protein MYAEVVEMVRTQMQIDEPTYEKLRETAHRQRRSMSAVVRDILHEHLEGKARSRGIAGKTFHFISAGASGYKDIAERHDEALSEDFR
- a CDS encoding ABC transporter permease, translating into MRKTLGMAVLLAALCVAIYLKSDTFIGTTNLQNLSRQIALLAVFAIGEGIVILSGGIDLSVGSVIAFTGLFVAYAVNEFGMSPWTASLIVLGICVVIGLAHGALITRLKLQPFIVTLCSMLILRGLARGLTEDETMGFGERFPGFRLLGNGDWLGIPAPVVILIVVGIIAHFFMRYTVYGRYLYAIGRNPDAARYSGVKVDRMQTGAYLACAVLAGIAGILHASYTNSVQPATTGQAYELYAIAAAVLGGCSMRGGEGTVLGIIIGASIMRVMYNGIILVGIPTFYEFAVIGLVILIGVVADASVKSRGTRVAKRPTRT
- a CDS encoding sugar ABC transporter ATP-binding protein, translating into MEGITKRFPGVQALDRVNLELYPGEILGLIGENGAGKSTLMRILAGIYPADDGSICIEGRPAPISGVEDSLALGISIIHQELNLADNLDIASNIFLGREMTLSPLRILRNQAITCRAEELMASVGLDVPATTLVEKLSPGQQQLVEIAKALSMSARILVLDEPTSSLAPREAEGLFAVMRRLKAAGVSMVYISHRLPEVEEICDRVIVLRDGERVGALDRGEISRDAMVRLMVGRDISRFFPDAGSCRGEPAMAVRDFRPAQAPGPFDFEVRRGEILGLFGLMGAGRTELARSLFGIEPAVSGEILLCGKPAAVRNSVDAIRHGIGMVPEDRKNLGVILQMAVRENISLPDFCSACAGIGLMNEHRESQIAAEQIEALDIRTTGIEQQVEFLSGGNQQKVALAKWLAIGPKVLILDEPTRGIDVGSKSEIYALIRRLADEGLAVVMISSEMEEILGLSDRVLVVHEGRQIGILDRSDATEESVMSLATGGKA